A region of Pseudorasbora parva isolate DD20220531a chromosome 14, ASM2467924v1, whole genome shotgun sequence DNA encodes the following proteins:
- the LOC137040010 gene encoding SLAM family member 5-like isoform X2: MVHLLVLFYLWHLVGVFADPDGLKSVSVMEGDSVTLNSGLTDIDDDLILWWFGAENTLIAFNFGNERSTEDGPDGRFRDRLKLDHQTGSLTITHISTEHAGDYQLQTDRMSKSFSLTVYARLPVPVISSDSSNCSSSSSSCSLVCSVLNVSHVTLSWFKGNSLLSSISVSDLSISLSLPLEVEYQDKNTYSCVLNNPISNQTRHPNITQLCHTCAEVHARESEAELRLVITVLMCVTAAVLMLNDVRATRA, from the exons ATGGTTCATTTGCTGGTTTTGTTCTACTTGTGGCATCTGGTTG GTGTGTTTGCTGATCCAGATGGACTGAAGTCAGTGTCAGTgatggagggagattcagtcacTCTAAACTCTGGTCTCACTGATATAGATGATGATCTGATTCTGTGGTGGTTTGGAGCTGAAAACACTTTAATAGCTTTCAATTTTGGGAACGAACGCTCCACTGAGGATGGTCCTGAcgggagattcagagacagactgaagctggatcatcaaactggatctctgaccatcacacatATCTCAACTGAACATGCTGGAGATTATCAACTACAGACCGACAGAATGAGCAAGAGTTTCAGTCTcactgtctatg CTCGTCTGCCTGTTCCTGTCATCAGCAGTGACTCTTCAAACTGTtcttcatcctcatcctcatgttcactggtgtgttcggtgttgaatgtgagtcatgtgactctctcctggttcaaaggaaacagtttattgtccagcatcagtgtgtctgatctcagcatcagtctctctctacctctggaggtggaatatcaggataaaaacacctacagctgtgtgCTGAACAATCCCATCAGCAACCAGACCAGACATCCCAACATCACTCAACTCTGCCACACATGTGCAG aaGTCCACGCCCGTGAGTCTGAAGCTGAGCTCCGATTGGTCATCACTGTGCTGATGTGCGTGACTGCTGCTGTTCTAATGCTCAATGACGTCAGAGCTACAAGAGCTTAA
- the LOC137040010 gene encoding SLAM family member 9-like isoform X1 has product MVHLLVLFYLWHLVGVFADPDGLKSVSVMEGDSVTLNSGLTDIDDDLILWWFGAENTLIAFNFGNERSTEDGPDGRFRDRLKLDHQTGSLTITHISTEHAGDYQLQTDRMSKSFSLTVYARLPVPVISSDSSNCSSSSSSCSLVCSVLNVSHVTLSWFKGNSLLSSISVSDLSISLSLPLEVEYQDKNTYSCVLNNPISNQTRHPNITQLCHTCAGTAARLISEVHARESEAELRLVITVLMCVTAAVLMLNDVRATRA; this is encoded by the exons ATGGTTCATTTGCTGGTTTTGTTCTACTTGTGGCATCTGGTTG GTGTGTTTGCTGATCCAGATGGACTGAAGTCAGTGTCAGTgatggagggagattcagtcacTCTAAACTCTGGTCTCACTGATATAGATGATGATCTGATTCTGTGGTGGTTTGGAGCTGAAAACACTTTAATAGCTTTCAATTTTGGGAACGAACGCTCCACTGAGGATGGTCCTGAcgggagattcagagacagactgaagctggatcatcaaactggatctctgaccatcacacatATCTCAACTGAACATGCTGGAGATTATCAACTACAGACCGACAGAATGAGCAAGAGTTTCAGTCTcactgtctatg CTCGTCTGCCTGTTCCTGTCATCAGCAGTGACTCTTCAAACTGTtcttcatcctcatcctcatgttcactggtgtgttcggtgttgaatgtgagtcatgtgactctctcctggttcaaaggaaacagtttattgtccagcatcagtgtgtctgatctcagcatcagtctctctctacctctggaggtggaatatcaggataaaaacacctacagctgtgtgCTGAACAATCCCATCAGCAACCAGACCAGACATCCCAACATCACTCAACTCTGCCACACATGTGCAGGTACGGCAGCACGGCTGATATCAG aaGTCCACGCCCGTGAGTCTGAAGCTGAGCTCCGATTGGTCATCACTGTGCTGATGTGCGTGACTGCTGCTGTTCTAATGCTCAATGACGTCAGAGCTACAAGAGCTTAA